The following nucleotide sequence is from Salvia hispanica cultivar TCC Black 2014 unplaced genomic scaffold, UniMelb_Shisp_WGS_1.0 HiC_scaffold_683, whole genome shotgun sequence.
AAACTAGTTTTttgttgtacaaaatttgctCACATAGATTTGTTGCCTATTTATCACATGTAAAACAGTAAacaacacaaacacacacacatacacgcagagagagagagagagtgtgatGATATTACTGCAAAGATGGAAGAGAGGTCAATTCTGAGTCTGTAGCTTTACTAACTAGCAATATTGTTAAAAGGACTCAACATTTGGGTAGTGGCTAGCTAATTGTGACTTGCATATTGTTAAAAGAGTAATTTTTCAAGAGAACAAGAGGCGTAGAATCCGAGCAGAGACTGGAAAAAGTTAGTCGACGCGTTCTTGCCTATTTCAGTAGTCAGAAGCTATACAGAGTTTGGCCCAGAAGAACTTTCATCTGGAAAAATCAGTCCTGCGACATCTCAGCCTGCATAGAGAGAAACATATAAGAAAAACATTAGACgcataaataatcaaataccAACTGCTTTCTAGGCAGCTAGTAGCTGATAGAAAATGGCGCATATGAACAGCCACTGCAGACtctctactaaaaatataagCATGCCATATTTTtgttctctctcaaatttgaATACGAATTAAGATGATAGCCTGATCAATTTGTATTCAATTAAGGTTGTTTTTCAATGTTTTATGTGCACcctgaaaatagaaaaacttattttattcccACAATTTCAAGAAGCCTCTGTAAATAGGACACGGTTCAGATCCTAGTTATCACTAAAAGACGAGACCAAGAAAAAAGGTTGAACTGAtaacaacaaattttgtaacaaAGGAATGATACTCCGACACGTGTTTGAGAGAAACTttgcaaaacaaaacaagtTGTTTATGGCATAAGTGACTTAACCTTCTAAGGTTTAACAAGTTTCCAACTATTGGGTACTACTTGATTCCAATCAAATTGActtgaaaataattagtaagtatattatattagtaCCTCAACATTATGCGAGTGTTTGATCCTTAACAACCACAGAGGCATCCTCTTCATGCATTTCAGCATCTATTAACGATTGATTATTAGGGGTGTCACTTCCTGCAGTACCAGCAGGTGACAGATGTGTTTCCGAGGCTCCCGCATTACCAGCAGGTGACAAATGTATTTCTGAGGCTCCTGCATTACCATCAGGTGCCAGATGTGTGTCTGAGGCTCCCACATTAACAGCAGATGCCAGATGTGTTTCTGAGGCTCCCGCATTACCAGCAGGTGCCAGACGTCTTTCTGAGGCTTCCACAACCTAATTAATGGGATAAACAAGtgaaaatattcaatatatgaaaatgcaTCCACCTGAAGGGAGTAAGATATGCTGTCAAGAACCCGAAAATTTAACTATTACTGGCCACAAATTTTCTTTAGGGCAACGGAACTAAAAATTTCCGCTATCTTAAAAACTTCAATGCGGTTGACATTTTAGGGTCAATTTCTGCCATGTCCTAATCAGAAAAACAGATTTTTGACATTAGGATTTTCTGGAAAACTCCACAaatattacatatatttttggtGATTTTTGTCTAAGTAGACTGAATTGTTTAGTCttagagaaataaagagtACTAAAAGATGAAAATCTGATTTAGAGAAATTGGATAACCTCTTGAGATATCAATGATTCAGCATCAGGATTTTTAGTTTCTGATGTGGCGATTTCCATCGGGGCTTTCAATCCTTCCTCATCATTCCCAGAATCATCTGCTTGCTTGACCACAGTTGCATCATGCTGCAGTGGCTTCTCACTCTCCATCCCAGAATTGTGACCACCGTGCACATTTGGATCATTAATCTTCATAGCTTCCATCTTAC
It contains:
- the LOC125199796 gene encoding uncharacterized protein LOC125199796, encoding MPAGRQNFYLNEYQAPLGKKTFQARVFKSFPDGYTIETIIDGKPLRGVLFSNKPSSTSMAVDNFNGKMEAMKINDPNVHGGHNSGMESEKPLQHDATVVKQADDSGNDEEGLKAPMEIATSETKNPDAESLISQEVVEASERRLAPAGNAGASETHLASAVNVGASDTHLAPDGNAGASEIHLSPAGNAGASETHLSPAGTAGSDTPNNQSLIDAEMHEEDASVVVKDQTLA